The Pseudopipra pipra isolate bDixPip1 chromosome 6, bDixPip1.hap1, whole genome shotgun sequence genome includes a region encoding these proteins:
- the CFL2 gene encoding cofilin-2 gives MASGVTVNDEVIKVFNDMKVRKSSTPEEIKKRKKAVLFCLSDDKKQIIVEESKQILVGDIGDTVEDPYTAFVKLLPLNDCRYALYDATYETKESKKEDLVFIFWAPESAPLKSKMIYASSKDAIKKKFTGIKHEWQVNGLDDIKDRSTLGEKLGGNVVVSLEGKPL, from the exons ATG GCTTCTGGAGTAACAGTGAATGATGAAGTCATAAAGGTTTTTAATGACATGAAAGTAAGGAAATCTTCAACCCcggaagagattaaaaaaagaaagaaagctgTTCTCTTCTGCTTAAGTGATgacaaaaaacaaataattgtAGAGGAATCAAAGCAGATATTGGTTGGTGACATTGGAGATACTGTGGAGGACCCCTATACAGCCTTTGTGAAGTTGCTACCTTTGAATGATTGCCGATATGCTTTGTATGATGCCACATATGAGACAAAGGAATCTAAGAAAGAAGACCTGGTATTTATATTCTG ggctCCTGAGAGTGCACCTTTAAAAAGCAAGATGATCTACGCAAGCTCTAAAGAtgccattaaaaagaaatttacaG GTATTAAACATGAGTGGCAAGTAAATGGTTTGGATGATATTAAGGACCGTTCAACACTTGGAGAGAAATTGGGAGGCAACGTGGTAGTTTCACTTGAAGGAAAACCCTTATAA